AGCCGGCTTGGCGCGGTCAGCGCTATCTTGTCCGGGCAGGCTGCCTTGATGTTCCGCGCGGCCGTGACCGAAACGCTGGCGAGATCGTCGAGCGCGGCACGTTGCGTCTCGGTCGGCTCGATCGCCTGCTGGATCAGATCGATCGGCAGGCCGGCAATATCGCGGCTGTCGTCGCCGCACATCTGGGCCAGCCGGTCCATCGCGGCGTCGCGACCGCCGGGCGAGGCGCGTGGCGGCAGATAGAATGCGAGGTCGTCATAGTCGTAGGGCGCAAACAAGCCGGCATAGATGTCGCCGTAACCGTAGCCCCAGAACGGTGCGCCAACGCCGTTACCCCAGATCGCATAGTCATAGATGTCGAAATAGGCGAACGGCCAGAACAGCGGTCCGACCCATCCGTATCCGCCGTTACCGTGTCGCCACCACCCGCTGCCGCTGCGGCCGTAGTGCCATCCCGCCAGCGCCGCGCTGGCGGCGATCCGGGTGCGCATGCCGGGGCTGTGCAGCGCAGCCGTACGGCGCATCGAGCGGGCAAGCGCACGGGAACTCGGCGCGCCGGATCTGAAGTTTTGCGCCGCGACGGCGCGATGGCCACTGATGTGGCGTCCGCCGCGGAAATGCGCGCGGCCATGATGCCCGCCGCCATGGCCGCCACTACGGAAATGCGCGCCGCCGTGACCATGACCGCCACCATGGCCATGACCGCCGCCGTGACCGCCACCGCCTTTCGCAGCGGCATATCCTGCAGCCGACAGCACGGTCACGAGAACGATGGCGGCAAGCCTGATGTTGAATCTCGACATGGCACTGTCCCCGCGCGCCGCGAATTTGCGGGCTATCCGAAAACGCAGGCTCGACGATATGGTTCCCACGGCGGCTGTGAAATTCGGGCCATCGGCAGGCCGCATGACGGGCGAGGTTGCCCGCCGGCCCGAACGAAGCGAAGATATCGCCGCATCGTCAAGACAAACCGGAAAGCGCCCGCATGCACGTCAAGGGAAAAGTCTGTGTCGTCACCGGAGGCGCCAGCGGCATCGGCGAGGCGGTGGCCCGAGCCTGGGCCGCGGCCAGTGCGCGCGGCGTGGTGGTCGCCGATCTCAAGAGCTCGCGCGAGCGGCTCGCCAAAGTCGCGGGCGAGATCGACGGCCTCGCCGTGACCTGCGATGTCGGCCAGGAGGAAGACATCAGGGCGCTGATCGCCGCGGCCGAGGACAAGTATGGCCCGGTCGACGTGTTCTTTTCCAATGCCGGCCTGTCGCGCAAGGGGCAGGAGAGCGCCGACGACGCCGACTGGGACGTCAGCTGGCGGGTGCATGTCATGAGCCACGTATTCGCGGCGCGCGCGCTGGTGCCGGGCATGCTCGCGCGCGGCTCCGGCTATCTGCTCAATACCGCTTCCGCAGCGGGGCTGCTGGCGTCGCTGAACTCCATGCCCTATGGCGTGACCAAACATGCCGCGGTGGCGCTGGCCGAGCATCTCGCCATTCAATATGGCGACCGCGGCATCCGGGTTTCGGTGCTGTGCCCGCAATCGGTGCAGACCGGCATGACGACGCCGGGGCCGAGCGCGGCGCGGGTCGACGGCGTGCTGCAGCCGGCCGAGGTGGCGCGCATGGTAATCGAGGCGATGGAGGCCGAACGTTTCTTGATTTTGTCGCATCCGCAGGTACACGAATACATGCAGCGCAAGGCCGCCAACACCGAGCGCTGGCTGACCGGGATGCGGCGGCTGCGCGACAGGATCTATGGCGCCCCAGCAGGCTGATAGCTGATATCTGCTCCTGGATCGAGAAACCGGCGGGAAGGACCGACAGCCTTGAACCTGATTCTATCCGTCATGCTCGGCCTGATCCTCGGCGCTGCTCCCGCCCTGGCGGCGGTGGAGCAATGCCGGTTCATCCAGGCGAAGCCCGAACGTGAGGCCTGCTATCAACGCCAGGAAAAGGAGCTCGCGGCGAAGCGTAAGCCCGCGCCCGCCGCCAACACCAGGGCGACGGAAACGCTGGAGCAGATGCGGCGGGAAGACGATGCCGTTTACAAGAGCCTGCGCGGCATCTGCCGGGGATGCTGAGCGGCCGGTTCGCGCGGTTTATTTCTTGAGGCCCGCCCAGTTGCCCGCGCGCTTTTCGGCGAACGAGGCAAGGCCTTCGGATGCCTCCGCGGTCCGGCGCCGCGCCGAATGCATCCGCACCAGCCGCGCATAGGCCTCATCATCCACGGCCATGCCGCCGAACGAGCTTTCCAGCGCAAGCCGCTTGGTCTCGGCCATGGCCTCGGGGCCGTTGGCCAGCAACTGGTCGACGACTTTCGCGCCCGCGGCTTCCAGATCGTTGAGCGGCACCACTTCGTGCACGAGACCGATGCGGCGCGCGTCCTCGGCGCCGAAGCGCTCGCCGGTCAGCGCATAGCGGCGGACCTGGCGGACGCCGATGGCGTCGCACAGTTGCGGGATGATGATGGCGGCCGTCAGCCCCCAGCGCACTTCGGTGATCGAGAACAGCGCATTGTCGGCGGCGATCACCACGTCGCAGGCGGAGATCACGCCGGTGCCGCCGCCGAAGCAGCCGCCCTGCACCAGCGCCACGGTCGGGATCGGCAACAGGTTCAGCCGCTGCACGGCCTCGAACGTGGCTTGCGACACCGCTTCGTTTTCGGCAGGCGATTTCGGCCGCACGCCGTTGATCCATTTCAGGTCGGCGCCGGCCTGGAAGTGCTTGCCGTTGCCCTTCAGCACCACGACGCGCAGCGAAGGCTGCTTGCCGAGATCGGCCATCGCCGCGAGCACGCCGTTGATCAGGCCGGCGTCATAGGCGTT
The genomic region above belongs to Bradyrhizobium sediminis and contains:
- a CDS encoding Spy/CpxP family protein refolding chaperone — protein: MSRFNIRLAAIVLVTVLSAAGYAAAKGGGGHGGGHGHGGGHGHGGAHFRSGGHGGGHHGRAHFRGGRHISGHRAVAAQNFRSGAPSSRALARSMRRTAALHSPGMRTRIAASAALAGWHYGRSGSGWWRHGNGGYGWVGPLFWPFAYFDIYDYAIWGNGVGAPFWGYGYGDIYAGLFAPYDYDDLAFYLPPRASPGGRDAAMDRLAQMCGDDSRDIAGLPIDLIQQAIEPTETQRAALDDLASVSVTAARNIKAACPDKIALTAPSRLASMQQRIEAMIAAVAMVRPVLDKFYGLLNDEQKARLNALAEDQQRQATARRSNRSLVWSCDAAQPAALQWPTEEIDARLRPTDAQRPRLVALQDAGAKAAEMLRTACPAGDTVTPPARLAAAGKRLDTMLQAIKQVRSALDDFYGTLSDEQKAQFEAIGPRRTADQADTRRRHSRRYGF
- a CDS encoding SDR family oxidoreductase yields the protein MHVKGKVCVVTGGASGIGEAVARAWAAASARGVVVADLKSSRERLAKVAGEIDGLAVTCDVGQEEDIRALIAAAEDKYGPVDVFFSNAGLSRKGQESADDADWDVSWRVHVMSHVFAARALVPGMLARGSGYLLNTASAAGLLASLNSMPYGVTKHAAVALAEHLAIQYGDRGIRVSVLCPQSVQTGMTTPGPSAARVDGVLQPAEVARMVIEAMEAERFLILSHPQVHEYMQRKAANTERWLTGMRRLRDRIYGAPAG
- a CDS encoding enoyl-CoA hydratase-related protein codes for the protein MPANPVLWDLATVTLNRPEVNNAYDAGLINGVLAAMADLGKQPSLRVVVLKGNGKHFQAGADLKWINGVRPKSPAENEAVSQATFEAVQRLNLLPIPTVALVQGGCFGGGTGVISACDVVIAADNALFSITEVRWGLTAAIIIPQLCDAIGVRQVRRYALTGERFGAEDARRIGLVHEVVPLNDLEAAGAKVVDQLLANGPEAMAETKRLALESSFGGMAVDDEAYARLVRMHSARRRTAEASEGLASFAEKRAGNWAGLKK